The following coding sequences are from one Microvirgula aerodenitrificans DSM 15089 window:
- a CDS encoding LysR family transcriptional regulator yields the protein MELRHIRYFLAVADERNFTRAATRIGIGQPPLSQQIRDLEAEVGTALFHRVPHGAELTDAGRAFHDIVQGFPAQAARAIHAARRAARGETGVLRVGFTGTAAFDPVVQAAIRSFRGDYPEVELTLEEANTTRLVAGLSAGELDAVFLRATSAESEALQLRQVSAAPMIAVLPEHHPAAASSRLRLEALRDEAFILTPRPVGPTLFDTVIAACRDAGFEPTLGQVAPQISSVVSLVAAGLGVSVVPASMRQLQLAGVVYREIDGDGPVARLSLACRRSDSSGVVRNFIRHAVG from the coding sequence ATGGAACTGCGGCATATCCGTTATTTCCTGGCCGTGGCCGACGAGCGGAACTTCACCCGCGCCGCCACCCGGATCGGCATCGGCCAGCCGCCGCTCAGCCAGCAGATCCGCGATCTGGAGGCGGAAGTGGGCACCGCCCTGTTCCATCGCGTGCCGCATGGTGCCGAGCTGACCGATGCCGGCCGCGCATTCCACGATATCGTGCAGGGCTTCCCGGCCCAGGCGGCGCGCGCCATCCATGCCGCACGGCGGGCCGCCCGTGGCGAAACCGGCGTGCTGCGCGTCGGTTTTACCGGCACGGCCGCCTTCGATCCGGTGGTGCAGGCCGCGATCCGTTCGTTTCGCGGTGACTATCCCGAGGTGGAACTGACACTGGAAGAAGCGAACACGACCCGGCTGGTCGCCGGTCTCAGTGCCGGCGAGCTCGATGCGGTGTTCCTGCGCGCGACCTCGGCCGAGAGCGAAGCGCTGCAACTGCGCCAGGTGTCGGCCGCGCCGATGATCGCCGTGCTGCCCGAGCATCATCCGGCCGCCGCCTCGTCGCGGTTGCGACTGGAGGCGCTGCGCGACGAGGCGTTTATCCTCACCCCGCGCCCGGTCGGGCCGACCCTGTTCGATACCGTGATCGCCGCCTGCCGCGATGCCGGCTTCGAGCCGACACTCGGTCAGGTCGCGCCGCAGATCAGCTCGGTGGTCAGCCTGGTTGCCGCCGGACTCGGCGTCTCCGTCGTGCCGGCCTCGATGCGCCAGTTGCAGCTGGCTGGCGTGGTCTACCGCGAAATCGACGGCGACGGACCCGTTGCCAGGCTGTCGCTGGCCTGTCGTCGTTCGGACAGCTCGGGCGTGGTACGGAACTTCATCCGCCACGCGGTCGGCTGA
- a CDS encoding alpha/beta fold hydrolase, giving the protein MSTDPHPASRPQLILIPGLLNDAGLWRDQLAGLAALADCRVADITRGESMQALADSVLADAAPTFALAGFSLGGYVAQEIARRAPQRIERLALLDTAIRPDTPARAALRRSHEQLVRLQGTFNAFGDRMLDTYLALAHRHDEALIGRIRAMTSRLGSEVFLRQSGLVREDGAAVLQSLDCPLLIACGEQDLLTPLAAHREMAALNPRARLVVIPDSGHLAPMENPSAVTQALADWLQEPGEPCRPGVSHARQTPA; this is encoded by the coding sequence ATGTCTACCGATCCGCACCCCGCTTCCCGTCCGCAACTGATCCTGATCCCCGGCCTGCTGAACGATGCCGGACTGTGGCGCGATCAACTGGCCGGCCTCGCGGCACTGGCCGACTGCCGGGTGGCCGACATTACGCGCGGCGAGTCGATGCAGGCGCTGGCCGACAGCGTCCTTGCCGATGCCGCCCCGACCTTTGCCCTGGCCGGCTTTTCGCTCGGCGGCTATGTGGCACAGGAAATCGCCCGGCGCGCACCGCAGCGCATCGAACGACTGGCCCTGCTCGATACCGCCATCCGGCCCGATACGCCGGCACGCGCCGCACTGCGCCGCTCGCACGAGCAGCTGGTGCGCCTGCAGGGTACCTTCAATGCCTTTGGCGACCGCATGCTCGACACCTATCTGGCGCTGGCGCATCGGCATGACGAAGCGCTGATCGGCCGCATCCGCGCCATGACTTCGCGGCTTGGCAGCGAGGTGTTCCTGCGCCAGAGCGGGCTGGTCCGCGAGGATGGCGCCGCCGTGCTGCAGTCGCTGGACTGCCCGCTGCTGATCGCCTGCGGCGAACAGGATCTGCTGACGCCGCTGGCGGCACACCGGGAGATGGCGGCACTGAATCCGCGTGCGCGACTGGTGGTCATTCCCGACAGCGGTCATCTGGCGCCGATGGAGAATCCGTCTGCGGTGACGCAGGCGCTGGCTGACTGGCTGCAGGAACCGGGCGAGCCATGCCGGCCAGGCGTGTCGCACGCCCGGCAGACACCAGCCTGA
- a CDS encoding DJ-1/PfpI family protein: MHVRPEALTAIVASGRPIEVGILLFPDVEILDFAGPFEVFSVASRVARRNGALATVPFRVSTVAAQRETVVARHGLRVEPDHDFADAPAFDLLIVPGGVMTQPLADPATLDWVAAAARAATLTTSVCTGAFVLARLGLLDGLEATTHWEDIPDLRAAFPDVRVVEDVPFVDEGQIVTSAGISAGIGMSLHLVGRVLGTELASATARQMQYDWTPRAA; the protein is encoded by the coding sequence ATGCATGTACGGCCTGAAGCGCTGACCGCCATCGTCGCCAGCGGACGTCCGATCGAAGTCGGCATCCTGTTGTTTCCCGATGTGGAGATTCTCGATTTTGCCGGTCCGTTCGAAGTGTTCTCGGTCGCATCCCGCGTCGCCCGCCGCAATGGCGCGCTGGCGACGGTGCCGTTCCGGGTGTCCACCGTGGCGGCACAGCGGGAAACGGTCGTGGCGCGGCATGGGCTGCGGGTCGAGCCGGATCATGATTTTGCCGATGCGCCGGCCTTCGACCTGCTGATCGTGCCCGGCGGGGTGATGACCCAGCCGCTGGCAGATCCGGCGACGCTGGACTGGGTTGCCGCGGCCGCCCGTGCGGCAACGCTGACCACCTCGGTCTGCACCGGTGCCTTCGTACTGGCCCGGCTCGGTCTGCTGGACGGTCTGGAGGCCACGACCCACTGGGAGGACATTCCCGATCTGCGCGCCGCCTTCCCGGATGTGCGGGTGGTGGAGGACGTGCCGTTCGTCGATGAAGGGCAGATCGTCACGTCGGCCGGCATTTCGGCCGGCATCGGCATGAGCCTGCATCTGGTCGGCCGCGTGCTCGGCACCGAGCTGGCCAGCGCCACGGCAAGACAGATGCAGTACGACTGGACGCCGCGCGCCGCCTGA
- a CDS encoding glutathione S-transferase family protein, with the protein MIQLYTDSSPNGFKITIALEELGLPYVLHHVDIDKGENRRPEFLRLNPFGRIPVLVDDGSGIALFESAAILLYLAEKTGRLLPTEEKARWEAIKWLTVHAASVGPLVGQRVHFELFAAERHPAAIERYRRLTDDAFSVLDSHLASRPYFAGDDYSIADIAHFGWTHIAQIIRFDFSALPHLSAWHQRIAARPAVQRGVTLPAPATGA; encoded by the coding sequence ATGATCCAGCTGTACACCGACAGTTCCCCCAATGGTTTCAAGATCACCATTGCACTGGAGGAACTGGGCCTGCCCTATGTGCTGCATCACGTCGATATCGATAAGGGCGAGAACCGGCGCCCTGAATTTCTGCGCCTCAATCCCTTCGGCCGCATTCCGGTGCTGGTCGATGACGGCAGCGGCATTGCCCTGTTCGAGTCGGCAGCCATTCTGCTCTATCTGGCCGAGAAAACCGGCCGTCTGCTGCCGACGGAGGAAAAGGCGCGCTGGGAGGCCATCAAATGGCTGACCGTACATGCAGCCAGCGTGGGGCCGCTTGTCGGCCAGCGCGTTCACTTCGAGCTGTTCGCGGCAGAGCGCCATCCTGCGGCAATCGAACGCTACCGCCGCCTGACCGACGATGCCTTCTCGGTGCTGGATTCGCATCTGGCAAGCCGGCCGTATTTTGCCGGCGATGACTACTCGATCGCCGACATCGCCCATTTCGGCTGGACCCATATTGCGCAGATTATCCGGTTCGATTTCAGCGCCCTCCCTCACCTGAGCGCCTGGCATCAGCGCATCGCCGCCAGGCCGGCGGTGCAAAGGGGCGTCACCCTGCCGGCGCCCGCCACGGGAGCCTGA
- a CDS encoding LysR substrate-binding domain-containing protein, translating to MTKPLPLLALRAFVEVGQRGSIKAAALALHVTSGAVSQQIRLLEERTGTTLFIRERHGLRLTEAGASVHPDLLEAFGQMERAVDRLVETGARQTLTVSTVASFAASWLVPRLGRFTRRHPGIEVRVETTSALVDLWRDRVDVALRHGLGHYPGLHTTRLMAPVLVPVASPERVPRLSGPKDCLDYPLLHGSDRADWPLWLAAHGVADDPRAERGSSFDDDYLLIRAAASGQGLALVPRIHAQEEIAAGHLVQVLDKPWPARFAYYFVTRPDAAELPAVRAFREWVMEEAGE from the coding sequence ATGACCAAACCCCTGCCACTGCTTGCGTTGCGCGCTTTCGTCGAGGTGGGCCAGCGCGGCAGCATCAAGGCCGCTGCCCTGGCGCTGCATGTCACCTCCGGTGCCGTCAGCCAGCAGATCCGGCTGCTGGAAGAGCGGACCGGCACGACACTGTTTATCCGCGAGCGCCATGGCCTGCGTCTGACCGAGGCCGGCGCCAGTGTCCATCCGGACCTGCTCGAAGCTTTCGGGCAGATGGAACGCGCGGTTGACCGGCTGGTCGAAACCGGCGCCCGGCAGACGCTGACCGTCAGTACCGTCGCCAGCTTTGCCGCATCGTGGCTGGTGCCGCGACTGGGCCGCTTCACCCGGCGTCACCCCGGTATCGAGGTCCGGGTCGAGACCACCTCCGCGCTGGTGGACCTGTGGCGCGACCGGGTCGATGTGGCGCTGCGCCACGGGCTGGGCCATTACCCCGGGCTGCACACCACCCGGCTGATGGCCCCGGTGCTGGTGCCGGTGGCCAGTCCCGAACGGGTTCCGCGCTTGTCCGGTCCGAAGGACTGCCTGGACTATCCGCTGCTGCACGGCAGCGATCGCGCTGACTGGCCGTTGTGGCTGGCCGCGCATGGCGTGGCGGACGATCCGCGTGCCGAGCGCGGATCGAGCTTCGACGACGACTACCTGCTGATCCGCGCGGCCGCCTCCGGGCAGGGGCTGGCGCTGGTTCCCCGGATTCATGCGCAGGAAGAGATTGCCGCCGGGCATCTGGTACAGGTGCTCGACAAACCGTGGCCGGCCCGGTTTGCCTATTACTTCGTGACCCGGCCCGATGCGGCCGAGCTGCCGGCGGTCCGGGCGTTCAGGGAGTGGGTGATGGAGGAAGCGGGGGAGTGA
- a CDS encoding ABC-F family ATP-binding cassette domain-containing protein yields the protein MTSPGLTLEGVSHVLPDGRTLFTDLNEQFDLRRTGLVGRNGIGKTVLARMLAGQVPPTTGRCMRSGSVYYLAQQVSLPAIPTVAGLAGVQATLDALERIEAGSTAPEDFDAVGDRWDMRLQLQHELERHGLDYLDAATPACTLSGGEAMRVSLIGAWLSDADFLILDEPSNHLDRPGRQALIAQLQCWSRGLLVVSHDRQLLETMARIVELSSLGLRSYGGNYSFYAQCKVQERQNAVRQLEQRKHERQREEQSLREQHERQQQRQACGNRHGHEANQARILLDRQKARSETSAGKLHQQHAAAREQLARRVHEAARQVEDDMAIVLHALPVAPSSQRRVAELEAVVLPFVPAATRHVSLTLGGQQRVGLVGPNGCGKSTLLKVLAGQLQPLAGTCRTPVKGIHLDQRLASLAPQRSVLEQMRDANRTATESALRMRLAQLGLDARKIVVPSDSLSGGERLKAALACVLYADPPAQLLLLDEPGNHLDLPSLQALETMLRSYQGALVVVSHDDAFMDRLGLTHRLVATGQGWRLEPW from the coding sequence ATGACGAGTCCCGGTCTCACGCTGGAAGGCGTATCCCATGTTCTGCCGGACGGCAGAACGCTTTTCACCGACCTCAACGAACAGTTTGATCTGCGCCGCACCGGTCTGGTCGGGCGCAATGGCATCGGCAAGACCGTGCTGGCACGCATGCTGGCCGGACAGGTTCCGCCGACGACCGGGCGTTGCATGCGCTCTGGCAGCGTGTATTACCTGGCACAGCAGGTATCGCTTCCGGCAATCCCGACCGTTGCCGGTCTGGCCGGTGTGCAGGCCACGCTCGATGCGCTGGAACGCATCGAGGCGGGCAGTACGGCGCCCGAAGATTTCGATGCCGTGGGCGACCGCTGGGATATGCGTCTGCAACTGCAGCACGAGCTGGAGCGCCATGGTCTGGACTATCTCGATGCAGCGACGCCAGCCTGCACGCTCAGCGGCGGCGAAGCCATGCGCGTGTCGCTGATCGGTGCCTGGTTGTCGGATGCCGATTTCCTGATTCTGGACGAGCCCAGCAACCACCTCGACCGGCCGGGCCGCCAGGCGCTGATTGCGCAGCTGCAGTGCTGGTCGCGCGGACTGCTGGTCGTCAGCCACGACCGCCAGTTGCTGGAGACGATGGCGCGCATCGTGGAGCTGTCTTCACTGGGACTGCGCAGCTACGGCGGCAATTACTCCTTTTACGCCCAGTGCAAGGTGCAGGAGCGGCAGAACGCCGTCCGGCAGCTTGAGCAGCGCAAGCACGAACGCCAGCGCGAAGAACAGTCCCTGCGCGAGCAGCACGAGCGCCAGCAGCAGCGGCAGGCGTGCGGCAACCGGCACGGGCACGAAGCCAATCAGGCCAGGATTCTGCTCGACCGTCAGAAAGCGCGCAGCGAAACTTCGGCGGGCAAGCTGCACCAGCAGCATGCGGCGGCCCGTGAACAACTGGCCCGGCGCGTGCACGAGGCCGCCCGGCAGGTCGAGGACGACATGGCCATCGTGCTGCACGCGCTGCCGGTCGCCCCGTCTTCACAGCGACGTGTCGCCGAGCTCGAAGCGGTGGTGCTGCCCTTCGTGCCGGCAGCCACGCGCCATGTCAGCCTGACGTTGGGCGGACAGCAGCGTGTGGGGCTGGTCGGGCCCAACGGCTGCGGCAAGTCGACCTTGCTCAAGGTGCTCGCCGGCCAGCTCCAGCCTCTGGCCGGGACATGCAGAACGCCGGTTAAGGGCATCCATCTGGATCAGCGGCTGGCCAGCCTGGCACCGCAGCGCTCCGTGCTGGAACAGATGCGTGACGCCAATCGCACGGCCACGGAAAGCGCGCTGCGCATGCGCCTGGCCCAGCTCGGGCTGGATGCCCGGAAAATCGTCGTGCCCAGCGATTCACTCAGCGGTGGCGAGCGCCTGAAAGCGGCGCTGGCATGCGTGCTCTATGCCGACCCGCCAGCGCAGTTGCTGTTGCTGGATGAACCCGGCAACCATCTGGATCTGCCTTCGCTGCAGGCGCTGGAGACCATGTTGCGCAGCTATCAGGGCGCGCTGGTCGTGGTCTCGCACGACGATGCCTTCATGGACAGGCTGGGTTTGACGCATCGCCTGGTGGCGACCGGACAGGGATGGCGACTGGAGCCGTGGTGA
- a CDS encoding helix-turn-helix domain-containing protein has product MPASPLLTARIDGRIIEVEVNFKSMGRCMDIAEVARRTGVPAHTLRFYEKKGLISSVGPRGVRRQFAPSVLDQLALIALGQAGGLSLDEIRTMLSPSGEARVDRAMLVARADEIDATIKQLQAMSRGLRHAAACPAASHAACPTFQRLLKAAAAGALKQQRTCPHG; this is encoded by the coding sequence GACGGATCATAGAAGTTGAAGTCAACTTCAAGTCAATGGGTCGATGCATGGATATCGCGGAAGTCGCCAGGCGAACGGGGGTTCCCGCTCACACGCTGCGTTTTTATGAGAAAAAGGGGCTGATCTCGTCGGTCGGCCCGCGTGGAGTGCGCCGCCAGTTTGCACCGTCCGTGCTCGATCAGCTGGCCCTGATCGCGCTGGGTCAGGCCGGTGGTCTTTCGCTGGATGAAATACGCACCATGCTTTCCCCGAGTGGAGAGGCGCGCGTCGACAGGGCGATGCTGGTGGCCAGGGCTGATGAGATCGATGCGACGATCAAGCAGCTTCAGGCCATGAGCCGCGGATTGCGGCATGCGGCCGCATGTCCCGCCGCCAGTCATGCCGCGTGTCCGACCTTTCAGCGCCTGCTCAAGGCTGCGGCTGCCGGTGCCCTGAAACAGCAGCGCACCTGCCCGCACGGTTGA